Below is a window of Zygosaccharomyces rouxii strain CBS732 chromosome C complete sequence DNA.
CTCAATGACTTTGTTTAAATTACCaacttctttcaaatgctcctctcttttaaatttattGGTCATTTCGAAGTTCAATTCCTTCCTTTGCAAAGTACTAGCCATATTCATATGCAAACTTTGCAACGATACAACAATATTACCATCCACCACGGTATTAGGACCATCACATAATTTAGAACATTCGTTGATCTCTGACAAaatctcatcttcaaatgttcTTGCTTCTTTGATTGCTGTGGATACGAACAAGTCTTGCAATCTCCAAAATTCACTAAATGTCAACACAGCCTTATCACTAATACCATCAATATCGGTAACGCTTTGAACTTTCCAGAAACTCCTGTAGGCAATCAAGATATTGTCAGTTAGACCAGGTGCAGAAAGTGCAGAAAAGGTTTCTTGCTCTCTCAAAGATTCAACAGGATTTATCCTCCAAAAATCTCTAAAGCACTCTAGGGCCAGATCACCAATTCCACGGACAGCTAGAGGTTCTTCATGTTTCCAAAAATCTCTAGAGAGCAACACAAAATTGTCAGAGAGTCCAGTGCACAAAAGTGTTTCTTGTGTACTCTGGGATCCATGAGCGGCAATCTGGGCAGAATCTTGGACACTAGTGGACACAAGAGAATACTGAGACTTCCAAAATTCATTAGAAGCAAGCAGAGCAAAATCGTTCAAGCCACTAGTCAGTGATTTGTTCTGCATTTGGCAAAACTCCCTGGCACTCGTTAAAGCAGATTCTTGAAGTCCCCGGTTAACAAGAGTTTCTTGTAAACTCCAAAATTCCCTAGCTGCctttaaaaaagaatattcAAAAACAAAATCGAAAGGTTCATGAGAGTTTTCAGAATGGGATGGACAGCTTAGATTGTCAGTGGAAGTTGGTGTCACTACTTCAATGATGGAGCTGGATTCTTTCAACGGAACCTCAGACTTGTAGAAAAAATCAAGTTCCTTTGAACTGAACCAATAATCCACTGTGGGCtcacaattttttccacttgATGGTTCAAAGTTATCGTAAGCAGACCATAGCTCGATCGTAGGATCAACGATTCTGGAGAGATCGTACTTGGCGGTAATACTCAAAACCATTTCGATAAAAGGATGCAAATTAGAATATAGCAACAGTAAAAAGCTTTAAGCAAAAAAAGAGGAGTAGGCACACTCCTTAGAATTAAATTTGAACCTTTTGTTCTGGTTTtttaaaaacaaaaatgaCGGGTAGAATGAATCAACTGAGAGAAGCAAAAATCTCGATAGGACCTCTTTTTATATGTTTGGAAACTTACTGAATATTATGCTGGGCATCTGAATTTACACAAAAATCTGATTTGAACTTTAGAACAGCCTTGGGAGAAACCGCTATCAAGATAATGGTTTTATACCGCTGGAGTGCGATGCACTGACACAAGGAATGTAAAGAGTCGAACAAAATCgccaagaaaagaaaacatttGCTTCCCTGCATAATTGGACCCTTGTGacatcttcagaagatcTAGACCTTGTAAGAATTCATTAACTGTAGGAATACCAAATCGATTCCACAAAACTCGACCTAGAGAAACCTGGAGAAATCTGCCAAAACTAAAAATATTAAATCCCaaacattgaaaaatgttcTAAACGATATTGTGTCCATAAGGACAGAGGAATTTGGGGAGTCTGCgattaaaaagaaatataCTCTTTATTTTCCCATTCCTAAATACAATAGAGAATGTCGAAAAAAAGGCACGCGAATATGCAGGTATAGAATCTTCTGTGCATGGAAGCGTAGATCATCGAAGCTTTTTTGTGGCTTATGACCCCATAAGTTTATTTCGAAAAATAGAGCACAAAGAGCAGTTCTCCATTTTGGAACACAACCCAGTACTATCCCATAGTATTACCCAACTGACGGTATCGAATTGTACAACCTCCTAATGGTATTAAACCGCTAGAGCTTAATCTCTTATCACGTGACTCTATAGGTCCCCTTTTTGGACTCCTTTTCTCGAGAAATATAACCTGGTTAATGAATGTTCGAAACTTATGAATAGACTAAATCAATATTAGTGCCACTTATGTCTACGTTAAGAGGTGCCAGCACATTTTTCGGTTGTGAAACTTTAAACAGAGTGTCCTTTCTGAGGGAAGATGTTGAATTCGTCAAGAATACACTTACCCATGGATCGACTACATTTGTGCCATTTATACGTGGTGAAGCATTATCTTCCAATGGATCTTTATATTCCATAAAGCTAGACGAGTCACAGTCGGTCATGAAGCCGGTGGTGAACAAGTTGCTTCCCATCTTAAATACCAGTGCAAGTCGTTTGCGTAACTCCGGTGTCAATTTGACCTTCCTGGGGCTTAAACAAGGTGAAGATTCCCGTGAAGGAGTCTTCGTATATCGCTCCCAATACAAGGGTACCCCATACTATGGTATCGATTTCCATGTTGATTCAGATACGTTGGTTAAACCTTCTGATATCGCTCCATTAACCAAGATGCCATTACTCGATCGTGAAACTATCTTTGAAAtggataatgaagatgcatCTATTTATTCACATGCCAAGATGTATCTAGATTGGCTTAGCAAGTACCATTTTTGTCCTGGCTGTGGCTCTCCCATCTACCCAGTTGATGCAGGCACTAAACTACAGTGTTCCAATGCTAACCGTGAAGTTGGCTGTCAGGTGAGGGACGCCAGAGTGACTAATGTGTATTTCCCACGTACTGACCCCGTAGTAATCACTGCCATTGCTTCACGGGACTTTAGCAGAATCTGCTTAGCGAGATCTAAGCGTAAACATGGGGACACTGTCATGTATAGCACCATTGCAGGTTTCATGGAACCTGCAGAAACTGTAGAAAACGCATCCCGTAGAGAGATTTGGGAAGAGACTGGTATTCGTTGTGAAGATGTCGCCATGATCACTACACAACCATGGCCCTACCCTGTCAACCTAATGATTGGTTGTCTTGGTCTAGTGGATGCCAATGGTGTCAACGAAGTAATCAGCTTGACCCACGACGAAGAATTATTGGACGCCCAGTGGTTTTCCACGGAGGATGTCAGTAAGTCTCTCGAAGCCTACGATGGCAATGGAATGGTTAGATTCAAGGACTCAATAAGACTACCTGGCTCCACTGCCGTAGCGTTCCATTTAATCAAGCACGTTTGCGACAAATACAAGAGACGTCAAGCTTCTCTATAGAGACCAGTTAGTCATATATGTGTGTATATATAGatatatatgtatgtgCCATTAATGttctatttgaatttggcTAGTCTAAAACATGGCGTAAAACTCGTGGTCAGAATAAGCTGATTAACCTTTGCTTTAAGGGAAAGAGCGCAATATATAACGGGAGAGGAAAAGGATATTTGAAGCTTGAACTACTACAATTTACACAAGTGAGAAGAATATATCAAGTAAACATGGTTTTGGTTGCCGGTCATAGGGCCTTTAAGGGGCAATACATTGAGAATACTATGGTGGCCTTTGAAAGAGCTTACGAGGCCAAATCAGATATAATTGAGACAGACCTTCAGATGACGAGTGATGGTGTGGTCGTTGTGAATCACGATGTGGATACAGGTAGAATATGGGATAAAGACTTGTTTATTGCCGACCatacttttgaagagattAGCAAATTGAGATGCAAAGACGACCAAACACTAAAGATGCCCACTTTGGCcgaaattttggaatggATCGTCGAGCATCCAGGGGTGAGGATCATGCTGGATatcaaattcaccaatgaGAAGATTGTGCTACCCAAGACCTATGCTACCATGCTAAGCATTAAGAACGATATTCGTTTTTGGCAAGAAAGGATCATCTGGGGGCTTTGGCAACTAGATTGGTTTGAATACGGTATAGAAACTGGTGTCATCAAAGATTTCGAAGTTTTCGTTATTACACTCTCGTTAGATATCGCGGaacaattcatcaattattctttgaaattgaataacCCTCATTTTAGGCTATCGGGGATTAGTATCCATTTCGTGGCTTCTTGGACTCAAAGATTTAGACATACTCTAGCCCCTAAATTACTGGAGAATAAAATTAAGGTCTTTCTATGGACTGTCAACAAGGGCATCGATTTCGAATACACCGGTGCTCTCCCCATCGCAGGTGTGGTTACAGATGACCCTATTGTAGCCCGCCAACTGTCCAAAGAATACTCCAAGACCAAAGAGTTTGCTGCACCCGATTGGAACAGTCTCAACGGATTCAGGTTCTACACTTTCCTCGCAGCATACCATATTATCTGCTCGTTACTTTTCAAACCATGGGCTCACTTCAAAGTGGGACCTTATTCGCTAGCCTATCTCGTCTTCTACCTGCTGAGAACAATCcacttcttgtaaaatctgTAGCTGACCACTCCTGGGCGGCTAGATACAGGTATATACATCCCTATATAAACATTCCAATAGACTCTTCTGTAAGTACACATGGTTTTCACATGACcttttttccttcaacagcttttcattttttatcttcacCTCAAAATCAAGTAAAGTTAACCCAACTTTGACCTCATTTTGGCGTAGAAAAAGCGGtttgaagagaagagaGGATAATAAATTAATCTCGAAGCGTCTGGGTACaataattctcttgatccCCTGAAATTTGGTTTAAACTTTCTACAACTCAAATTTCTctcatatttttttctttgttcaaCGCCGCTTCCAAAAATCTCCTCTGTTGAGTCCTTCATTAATAGTGATAGCAGGCTCTTCACTGGAATTAAACGTTCAATTGCTTTATTTACTCGAGAGAAAAGGCTAGCCTATATGACTGATACGGGTTTACAGATTAAGGGCATCAAGCAAGGGATAAGAGAACAATATTCTGACAGCGAAGGTCTGTCAGGTAAGAAGGGATCCAGTCACAGTGGGTGGAAAGAGCATTTATCGCTGGTGAAAAACCGTCCCCCCCAATACAACCAAATTAATCCAACTACAAAGGAAAGattttttaattcaaaCACACGTATTATTGAGAATCCACTGGAAACATCCGCATCGTTTCAATACAGAGTTTGTAACAGCTGTGGGAAACCATTGGCATTAAACGCCATTGTAGATCATTTAGAGAATCATTGTAAAGGTGATAATCCTTCTAGTGTGGGCAATAGAGAGATGACAGATGAAGAGACGGAGCTAAACGCTTCACCAAGGAGGCAGAATGGCGGTGAAAACAATGGTAACAATAAGAGACAAATGGAGGAAGAAGACTCACCAACGCCAGATCAAGAAAATAGAAGGTTCAGAGAGGATAGCGGGACTCCTCAGGCTACTCCGATGAAAAAGCAAAGAAAAGTTAAACAGAGAAACCCAACGCAGAAGCACCTAATCGATTTCGACAAACAATGTGGTGTCGAACTACCTGAAGGTGGCTACTGTGCACGTTCCTTGACTTGTAAATCACATTCCATGGGGGCTAAAAGATCTGTCAATGGGCGTAATCAGCCATTTGACGTTTTGTTAGCGGCATACCATAAGCAACATCAAACAAAGATTGGTGCCGCTGCAGAGAAAAGGGCTAAACAACAGGAGATTCAAAAGCAACAGAAGCAAATACAAAGGGAACAGAAGAAGCAGATGCAGCAACAGAAACAAAGTCAACGTGgtaagaataaaaatggCTCGTCGGTGGGCAGTTCAGGTGCAAAATCAAGCACTCCCTCTGGTGCAGGTAAAAATGCTCAAGGCGATATGCGGGCCAATTCTAGCATAAGTTTAACGcctgaagaagaaactacACAGGTACTTAACGGTGTTTCTAGGTCATTCCCGTTACCACTGGAGACCAATGTGCTTTCATCTGTAAAGCGTAGGTCGAGATATTTTAGAATGAGAGAGATGTTTGCATCTGCGTTCTCGGTAAGACCAGGTTATACTGCTCCTGGATATGGTGCGATTCATTCTCGTGTCGGTTGTGTGGATCTAGATAGAACCACAGATTATAAGTTTCGTATTCGCACGCCTCAACCTATCAATCAGATGCCTCCTCAGAATCTGACACCTCAGCAACTTTATAAGATTCAGCAAAACAAGATGCTTCAATCACAAATGATGAACATGCAACACGATAGCCCTAACTTAAATGGTCAACAAGAGATAGAGAAAAGGCAGCAGCAAATGCAAGCACAAGGTAgacaacagcaacaatACCAATCACCAGAAGCCGTTTCGCAGGCTAATAACAATATACAAAGGCCTGTACAACAACCAAATTTACAAGGTAAAGGACTCACTCCCCAGGAAATACagttacaacaacaaaagCTGCGACAACAGCAGCtgcaacaacaacgttTTGAAGCAGCTGCATTCCACCTGGCGAATGCTACAAAATTAATGCAAAATTCTAACGGTGAAGGTGGTCAAGAACAATCAAATAATTACGTGGGAACTTCTTCGCCGGCGGCCAATTCACCGCCATCGCAGCAATCAGTAGGAGGTTCCGTCGGTGGAAGGGTTAACGTTGGCATAGGAAATTTCATGGACGGTTACGGTGGAAGGGTGAATTGATCGTCTATATTTTCTGGTATATATCGTTATTTTGGGTAATGACTTATCATCTGATGTCAGTAAACTTGTTTAtgtaaaaataaaaaacaATAATGAAATAATAACATTAAGTGTGTCCACATTGGTACCATCATGATATCTTTGTCAAGGCGAGGACAACCCAGAATAGAACAAATACAGAGTGGAAGTACCAGCCCATAATCACTGACATCCCAATATATGGCCAAATTTGACCTTCAAgggtgaattggaaaacaAGATGCAAGGCAAAGTTGAGTAGACCTACGAAAAAAGTTTCCCAGAAAtaagttttcttttctttgtcGATGGTTTTTTCGatatttctttcaaaactcTGTGTCATTGCACCGCGTGAATAGTACTTTTCAACTCTTCTCAACCCATTCTTCTTAAAATTCACCTTCCCGTCCTTTGTAACTGActtgaattcttcaatggcCTTGGCCCAATCCTTAGGATCTGATCTCGCAAGCCATCCTGTGGCTTCATTCTCATTGACACCTGTAACCAAACGCTCAACCGTCTCTAATGGACCACCAGTGTTTACAGCAAGCACAGGCTTACCATGTTTCATAGCTTCTAAAGGAACAATACCAAAATGTTCAAAAGAAGGTGTGTACAATAGTAATTCCATCTTACTTAACAACAATTCCTTTagggaagaagaaattgaagtcAAGAAGATAACCTTACTGTTCAGCGCTTGGGAATTGTTTAAACCTCCATTTTTCCTAAACTCTGGGTAAAAAATTGTAGTATGGGATAACTTTAATTTATCGGCCGCCTCCTGTAGCTCTTGCAAGTAACCTACATTTTCAGATACCCTTTCGTCATAACCACCAGTGACTATTAATTTCGAATTTTCATCGTCACTTTCGCTAGATAAAGCATATGACTCTAACGCCAGTAAaatgttcttcttcctttcaTATCTGTTTATACTCAGATAGAATCTCTGATGAGGATGTAATAATCCAGTCAAGAAGTCTTGGTCGATCGGTTCAATTGATTGGAAGGATAGATCCACGCAAGGGTAAATAACATCAGGTTCACCTTCCAAAAATCTAAAAGTCTTATGGTAAATTGACTTCGTAAAGTGGGAATTCACCACTACACAATCAGCAGCACTCATGgtaaattgttcaaataaATCGAAGGGCACCCTGTAAAGCTTCTTTATTAAACTTGTTCTCTGTGCCAATAACTGATCAGGGAAATGGCAGTAGAACATCAACTTGGCACTACTGACCATGTGCAAGAATGGCATACAAGTAGATAGCTGGTCCGTAATGTAAAGATCATGCTGGTTTATCTTCCCCATCAAATACAGTTGCAACACTAGGTAAAGTTGTCTTAAGTTGGCAAAAACGATGTAGAATTTATTCAGAAAGTTGGTGGgtaattcatcaccataaacttccactttcaataatccatttttaatttcttcaaagcaATGGCTTCTATCACAATGACTAGTGTATATGACCACATCATGTCCCTGTTCTTGTAAGCCAATTGCAGCATCGACAACTAACCTTTCAGCACCTCCAATACCCAAATCTGGATGCACAAATGCAATTTTAAGCTTCTGATTAGCTCCACTCATGGTTTCCAACGGATGATTTAATGCCCTCTATTTAATTTCAAGCTGCGTTATGGTTGGCCTTTGTTATGTTAGGTGAAATTTCGGCTTTACAAGTACTTAGACTCATCACtactaatgataataaggGAAAGTTGCTTAATGAGAccttttacaagaattgtaaGCCGTAGGAGGCTCAATAATATAAGGTACTATTCTTCTAAGGACGATGATAGTTATTTGATGAGAAGACTCCAAGATCTGAAGGATCAGAGCACCGTGGACAAGAACGATCCCCTAGTCAAGTTGTCACAATTTTGTGAGAATGACGTTGGCAATGAATGGGCTTACGAAGAGGATAAGATCAATGCTGATAAGATTCTAGAAATTATTAATGCACAACAGAGGGTTTCCAATATGCACCTAGGTTCCTCGTCAGACGAAGATGGACAAAAGGCCTCCCGACCACCATCAGCATCAGATTCTGAAGCACAGAGAGAAGCATTCCAATTTATTAACAAGATGCCAGGACACACTTTCCAAGATAAAATCGAGACTGCTCAAAAGAGGGCTATAAGGTACAAATTGAGACAGGAAAAGATTCAAGAGGCCAGAGACCAAAAGGAACAATCACATTTTAGAGAATTATATGCTGAGAGGTTTACGCCTATTGGttcctttgaaaaactgGAATCACTTGCTGatagaagaattgaagaaagtaTGAGACAGGGtggatttgaagatgtGGGGAAGGTAAGGGGAAAACCTACCGAATTACCCAGACCAAATCAGCATGTGAGTACTACAGAGCACTATCTGAACAACATTTTGGTTAAACAAAACATTGCACCACCTTGGATCGAAAATCAGTGGAGAGTCAATCGTAACGTAACGGATTTCAGAGCAGAACTGTTTGGAGAATTTGAAAGGGAATTGTCCtctattttgaaaaaattcaaattattCAATAGTTCTAGCAACGTGGAAACAGTACGTAGATCCATTGCCCATAGTTACGGTAGTGTTGATGgatttttaaaatatcGTTTTgagaattggaaaaattctagAAAGACTTGGGCAGATAGAAAAATTAGTACCATTAACAGTGGATTAAGAACTTATAATCTACAGGCTCCATTATCAACGCAAAAATTATATTTGGTATCAGACAAGGAATTTCAACGGGTACTTGATAATATCAATTTTGACAATCTAATAGATAGTGAAATtacttcttcaaagaacAAACAGGCCGAAGAGCGGCATACGGCTCAATCTAAATCCCCATCCCTAGGAGCATTCTTTAAACTTTGGTGAATCGGAATATGTTTTGGACCATCGTTATACTCATCTGTaaatatctttttcttttcttgtctttttttttggaaTATTCAATGAAACTAATATAAATTAACATAAATATAAACTAATACAAACCAATAAATACCGTTCGCAAGGATCCGACTTAGGCAATTTCGATACTTCCAGCAGTTTCTACAGTTTGTTTAGGAGTAGGTTCTGCCTGCTCAGGACCCTTCTTCTTACCCTTTCTATAAAACCTAGTGTCTCCTGGGACAAATccaccattaccaaataaTGCCCATTCCGGTGTTTTAGCTATATAATCCAATGGTTGGAAATCTTTACCGCTGTTTAACAACTCGAAATATCTATCAAAATCGATATGAGTGTACCACTCGCCATCAATCTTAAATTTCGTATTAGCAATCAAAATACAGTTAGAATGAGCATGTTCAGCTGAAATATCGTAGCCCAACCCACGTCTTTGTAATTCAGCAGCGAAATTTCTGACAAAGGCTTTGATTTCTTCATAAAATGGAATGTTTTGCATAGTTAATGGATTCCCATTCCCATCTGAAGAACCAGCAAATGTGGCACCTTTGATTTCAATGAAGCATGGTTTACCACGTTGCACCAAATCTGCATAGGACATCACTTCAGCCATATTGAAACCTTTGACTAAAGTAAGTCTAAAAACAGTTCTTTGATGTGATTGAGTGGTACTCAAAATATCCAAGCATTGCATCAATCTTTCCCAAAAATCTTTGTACAATGGTCTATCGATCTTCTTCAGTTCACTCTTTGTCGAAGCATCGATGGAGACGTACAACTGGGTGACTTTGCAAATTTTGGCTAGGGCTTCAGGATGTTGAGCGTTGCAAACTAGGAAACTAGAGATGCCTTTCGCGTGTAAAAGGCTGATGAATTTGCTAATGTATGGATACATGATGGGTTCACCTACTAATGAAAGGGCACAGTGACGTACTTGGAAGGCCTTCGCAAATCTTTCTGCCTTCACACCTGGAACACCCCTCATCTGTTTGATTTTGGAGTAATGACTCGTCAAAgcattttccaagatgtACTCTGGATCGTCGACTTCCCACCTCCAGTTTTTGGATACTGGGTTGGACCCATGTCTCCAACAAAAGACACATTTGGAGGAACATGCTAACGATGGTGTCAATTCCATACATCTACTGGATACAATATTGAATAAAGAATGCTTATAACAAGATCCTCTACCCCTTAGATCGCTTTTCGTCCATCTGCAGATTTTCACACCAGAGTGCGAACCTACAATGGAATAACCCTGTTTTGTTAAAGTCTTATAAGTAGGACTATTCTTGGCGACCATTTGTTTAATTTCGGTAGAATTGTTACCATCAGCATTACCaatatcttccaaatcgaCCATCTCTTCACCCCCGTCAGCATTTTCGTTCTCCTCCTCCACGGATTCGTCATACTCGTAAAGCATaggttcatcatctttcaaagtctCAGCAAAAAGATTTGTCCAatcttcaatctttttttcaccatcgtACTTCATACAAACTTCTCCCACAGGGAACACTCTTCTACCACCAAGACGAGCTATCCAGTGGTCTGCCTTTTTGGCTTGATAACAAAACCTTTCTGGCCATGATTCGGAATCACCAATACCCAAAATGGAATAACCAactaatttcttcaaggGGAACCTGTCAACTCTAAAGTCGTGAAAGTTCTCTTCTAGCGTCTGTAAAAAGAAATCTAGTGGGCAGTCAGTGTCGTATGAAGGTAAAACCATCAAGTATAGTGCATTATCACAAGGGACGTTAACAAAATAATCATCGATATCACTTAGGtcatccaaatttaacaaaATAGGCCTGTGTTTCAACTCTTTCATGGTACAAAGCTTTGCCATCACTTTGTTAGCACATCTTTCGGCTGCACCTTGTAAAGTGCAGTAAAAGATGTAAATTTGTGAATTGAGCAAAGTCTCATTAGAAACAGTCATAGCACTTTTGACCAGATTGTCCTGTTTTGGTGCTTCATTTTGCTTTTTAGCGGGCATGGATTTTGAGAATACTTTTGGTTGTCTAgactttttcttcttttctgGTTTGAACGCTTGCGTAAAATCAACTGCCACAGGATAAGAATCAGTATCCTTTTTCTGCTCCTCTACTGCcttattcttttttgatCCACATCGACATGCATGAGCACTGCCGCCGTCGCCATTTTTCGATGAGCAACAACCACTACCGCCTTTACCACCACAACAGGtatgtttttttttcgtctTTTCTTCAGCACCGTCTAATGGTAACTGAGGTTTTTCCTCAACTACTTTATGGGATTCCTCATGCCAAATCCCATAGGACACTAGTATAGCTAGCGCTACTGAGATCCTACCACCAAACCATAAATAGGCACCA
It encodes the following:
- the TYW1 gene encoding putative tRNA 4-demethylwyosine synthase (similar to uniprot|Q08960 Saccharomyces cerevisiae YPL207W Hypothetical ORF) — its product is MRSNPVTAVATALCTGAYLWFGGRISVALAILVSYGIWHEESHKVVEEKPQLPLDGAEEKTKKKHTCCGGKGGSGCCSSKNGDGGSAHACRCGSKKNKAVEEQKKDTDSYPVAVDFTQAFKPEKKKKSRQPKVFSKSMPAKKQNEAPKQDNLVKSAMTVSNETLLNSQIYIFYCTLQGAAERCANKVMAKLCTMKELKHRPILLNLDDLSDIDDYFVNVPCDNALYLMVLPSYDTDCPLDFFLQTLEENFHDFRVDRFPLKKLVGYSILGIGDSESWPERFCYQAKKADHWIARLGGRRVFPVGEVCMKYDGEKKIEDWTNLFAETLKDDEPMLYEYDESVEEENENADGGEEMVDLEDIGNADGNNSTEIKQMVAKNSPTYKTLTKQGYSIVGSHSGVKICRWTKSDLRGRGSCYKHSLFNIVSSRCMELTPSLACSSKCVFCWRHGSNPVSKNWRWEVDDPEYILENALTSHYSKIKQMRGVPGVKAERFAKAFQVRHCALSLVGEPIMYPYISKFISLLHAKGISSFLVCNAQHPEALAKICKVTQLYVSIDASTKSELKKIDRPLYKDFWERLMQCLDILSTTQSHQRTVFRLTLVKGFNMAEVMSYADLVQRGKPCFIEIKGATFAGSSDGNGNPLTMQNIPFYEEIKAFVRNFAAELQRRGLGYDISAEHAHSNCILIANTKFKIDGEWYTHIDFDRYFELLNSGKDFQPLDYIAKTPEWALFGNGGFVPGDTRFYRKGKKKGPEQAEPTPKQTVETAGSIEIA